In Metopolophium dirhodum isolate CAU chromosome 9, ASM1992520v1, whole genome shotgun sequence, the genomic window ctatgatataaatttaatcaacagaatgaataaataatataataaaatatttctcgaCTGTTATTATACCTCgaaagtattttatgaattaagaatgaccaatatattatacttttatcttttatcatttatcattttatctTGGCTTTCttacgaaaacaaaatatattttcagaaaaatctgATTTCAATTTAGATGTATTGGTTACAAGATGATCATTATTTACCATACACTTGACGTAAGGTGTTAACCTATTTTTGTTTCACCAAGtttagataattttataatttaaaattaaattaatgatatttgtaTTTCGAATTTGCATGAACTTCATGCCTTTCGTTTAATTATCGATGTTTTAATTTCACAGATTTTCACAATTTGagtaaatgttaaataacttatcacttatcagtaatatatattaattaataggtagggTATGTGTAATTGTGCATacaaatatgaatttgattttgaattatttcgGTAGAATTTACATTGAGTATATGCATACGACGTaagcagtggcgtcatttgggggtgGCTGGGTGGTATTcctctacatattatgtatactaattatttagtcattgatatctaaaaaaaataggttatttatgCATATGATAGTAACCTGTAATCACTAACCACGGTTATCTCAGATAACAGTgatagtaactagtaagtataaaattatgtaagaagGCTTTTTGTATTGGGATAAAAAATcaattgtaatgtaatataattgttagcgagcggttttttttttcagttttattatggGCCGGTAAAAAATGTTGCCCCCCtctcaaaaactgaaatgaaGCCACTGAACATAAGTGGTGCAAACTGTAGATAATAGAACGTTTATAggtttatcataattcataaaaattcacataatatgatattgttatgCCATAACAATGGTAAACCTAAAATGCATGTGGGTCGTTCATCtccttgtattttttttattttgcagcACGCATTATATCTGGTATGCTCAAAAGAGTGTTTTTTGATGTATATAGGCAATCGATTGATAAACCTTAGACCCAAGTTGATTTTCCAGCTAAAAATAAGATCAAAGTGCCATTTACCAGAAGAATTACCagtgaaaacaataatacatatatgcGTATTTATAGCCTATCTATAAAAACTAACGGACGATGGGTGTAAatacgttttagattctgagtggaatgggtgtattgattttacaataactacttgagtgtttgtttttttttatcaataacagtactataacaatataccaaaataatcgggaaaaactaaaaaaaagtttcagAAAAATGAGGATAATATTTACCCAACACATAAGTTTTCgactaaatcaatttttttttataattattcagtaaagtgtaggtaggtacaaccgTAAAACCTTGACATTTtctccaaatatttataataggaactttttttttaagtatgatttaattttcaaaatattttggatttttttgagctatttatagatgttagaaatttaatatttttttgttttattttagttcAAGATTtgtcataagttttttttacccgagttataaaaaatttttagcatagtcacatttattttataaaattggatattcaaacataaaataacaattttttttatattgttgtgtagtataaaaaaattaaacgtatacacttaaaaagttaaaaccattttatttatttctaaaattataattatctgtACACAATgctaatttgaaaatattactgcaGTGTGACTTACTTccccaattttttttcatgttttttgtaactataatcATTTAAGTTGACATCCGatgaagttttttaaaaatggatatagaaatacttatttttatcttCAAATTCGCTAGATTAAaccggtgtgaaaaataatgcaccggTATGTTTGGACTATATCGTTTACTTGGTTCATTATCCCGGTGCgggataattttaaaccggtCTAGTTTAGCAAATTTCTAGCATGTCTTAAAAAATGCGTGTAAATTGATaaacacaaaattgaaaaaagtttcCTGGTTCTATACGTAATTgttatgagttataaatttaaataaccatTTCAGTTTATTTGGTGAGAAAATTGTGTGGTAAGAAACGTTTGGTTCCACCAAAAAATGTGTAATCTATAgtaacctacataataatatttaccaaataTTATGCACGTGGTTGaaattattttcgtattttatttgttcttGAAACATTCAACCATAGTTACATGGTAGTTACTAcgatgtatcataatattattagctaatAACGTTTAAATATAGCAACGCGTCTTCGCGCGTTTCTACGACACTTTCCAACAATGTTTGCTCGTCACGTCGTCAAAAAATATGCAAGGTGTCAGGACTTTGGAGTCTCGGTAGTCGGTACACATGATATATTGCcatctttaaaaataagtacCGTGCGTGATACACATAGACAACTCAATCacgattgaaataatatatgagTAACATTTTTCTACTAAGATATGTGAAAAActactcaaataaaaaataaaatagtacatGTAAATGCCCGAAAGAAAATAACAAACATATAGTGATAGAGAGAGAAGAGATATATGGtgaaagagagagagagtgagagggaCTGGTGGAGAATGGAAATTAAAAGTCTATTGTAGGCGGACTGTACATTTCGAAGTCGGAATTCGCAACAAACGACAATAGAATGTCATCCTCGGACGATTTTAtcctttttatttttcataatagcTCTCTCGCTCGAGTAACACGAGAGCACGTGGATGGATTTTGACGAGGCGGAGTTGTTCACTAGTTAATATACGCATTacgtacgtacctatattatgtgtgcATACTTTTAGTAAACAGTGTGATGTGTATACCAGCGACTTGCGTGCAACTCGCGTTCGATGAAAAACAaactttgaaaatatgtttttacttaGTTCGTCTTAACATCTCAAATTTCTGTATCTACGATAAGATACGAGCAtatatttgatgtttttttgtTCCGTCCGCGGCCTGAGAATCTGagatatacatttaaattattaaattgttggccAATTTCAAACCTTATCACTTATCTGTGATGAGAAATAATTAACTAACATCGAACACCCCTCTTCTACAGTTCTACACTTTCTTACAAACAACAATTGTTAATTGATGGAACCGATTAGTTGTGTCCCGAAATCCAATGGTTTTTGACACactctattattttaatatttttttgttacatccTGCGCTGGATTACCGGCCAtggtatacaaattaatttattaaccgATCGTTATACCTATTGAAAACTATACAGGATTATGATTTTACATGAATAAatcatgttatttattataattttttaagattaataatcattttcgtTAATATCCGTTTACACTTTGCACGATAAATTGCAATGGATTATTACGCACTATTGTGTGCACTCACACAAGACGTATTTCGAGTTCTTGTTCACGAATAAAAGGAGTATACTTACAATAATTGAGTTAATCGACGGAACCCGCGAATTGCGAAAGAAAATAGATACCGGACAGACGCGACGGAGTTGTCCGGTCGTCGATTCGAGTCTGGCGTGAACCATGTGAAATTTTCGAAGATCGTTGATGCGTTTCCAGGGTTTGGTCGACAAAAACGATGCCGTGGCCTGCTGTCTCACCCCATCGATGGAGGCCAAGCAGCAATTTACCAGCATCGTTATATACATTCACCCCAAGTTAAGACAAGTGACCAGAGTATTTACGGCTCGACGCGACGGTAACTCGTACACTCCCGAGTCCCAATgaatatgtcatataatatattaatatgtatgttatCAACCACCGTACGTttagttttgtcaaaattcgagtaggttacaaatcaaaatattttatattttattattttttttcaatacaggCCGTGACCCAATGTACagaaaacaatttaacaaaattagctatccaataattcaaaaatgcatAACACAATACCTGACTACCTGAGGcagatataagaaaaaaattaactcattAGGATAACTTAGAAGTTAAAAGATGGACCTTCGTTTGCAATACACATCATCCTATAGATTGGCCGATTACAGGAATAGTTTGTTGTACAAAGACGTGGCAAAGAGAAAGGATAAGGAAAACTGACCTGAATACAAGAAGTTTTAAAGTTAACCACTATGGAAGTAATTCTGGACAATCAATCGACCCATCGATAAGTTTTCGTAGAAGACCTTGTTTAAGATACCTCGCATATCAACTGAGGACTGTAAACATAACTTATTTGATACtagtttataaaacataatataatcacaagGTCTATGATCAATTTCCAGAAAAACACAAAAACTTTCATCGAACCCTTTCAAGTTGGTTCATATCACTTGCAGTATGAGAGTCCAAAAGAACAACAGCAAACTCTAAAATAAACTTACCAAGCGGCAATATAATGCTATAAGCGGAACTGTAgtataacttaaatttattgCAAATCCGTTTAAAAATCCTAGTGCTTTCAAATTGTTACAGCATGACACATCAATATGGGTATGAAAATTCAaataactatcataatatactcgtaCAACTCCAACATCGTTTATCATAAATTACAAGACAGGTATCACGCAGCAAGTATTTAAATTCCAAGTGAGTCCGATTTCTATAAAAAGACTTAAGAGTGACATTTAGTGACGTTAAAATTCAAACCAAGATTAACAGGCCAAGCATCTAATTCGTTTAAATCACTTTGAGGTAGGCGACAGTAAATTACTGAGCGAATTTTCAACCACAGCTTTAGCCTTTAAGTCATCAGCAAGTAATAAGAATTTACTGTTGTGAATGACTTTTTTTACACTGTTAGTAAACAGTCTTAAAATCAAAGACGGCGTATTAAGTAGTGGGCTTTGATTTGATAACGAATATTGtcacgaaaatattattacgaaacCGCGACCAACCGCGATGCCGCCACATCATCTGTAAAAtgtgatgataataaataaatttaagtactTTGCCCGCACGACATTTACaagatattaatatttccaCAACATCgttattaactttaaaacataatagttgaataatgatatatgtataatgtatattgaaaaaattggcCTTTAAGCAAGAATGcattggtaaataatattttgaagtacCCACGTCATATTGtatcacaaataattttttcccTCTACACTAGGAaactaatcaaaaaaaatacttttgttgCTTACTCTTTGGTTTTCAAACAacactaattaaaacaaaaaacataaacaagAATAATGTACAaatcattcatataatatagacCCCTGGGCCCCTACAAGAATTCTCTCAGTAcatgctaatattataattattaatatgtaattaataattatggaataaaaataaataaataaaattatattatgtcgataATATCAGTCTATTTTTATCCACACTACATTTTTTCAACAGGTGATCTATTTACACGTAGCTATATTTATGATTACATTGTATACGGTTCTCAAGTGTGGTGGTGGTGAGTCGGGTAACCAcagaatttaaaaagaaaaatacaatataaaacagaataaaacaaataatacactATCATTGCCCTCCATTCACCATATACGCCCACCGTAtacgtataaaattaatatttttttcacgtatACCCACgcatttctttataaatatattgttataagtatattattatgctgtaaaCTCCTGTATATAGTACGTTCCAATAAatccttgtatttaattttaaaaaaaatggaataaaaaattacaacaatcAGATTTTGGATAAccgcattattgaagaaaaactGGTCTGAGCATACTTGGCCAATATgtctattgtctatattatgcattatgcatttatgagtaggtactaaacagtacacacacataatattattttattattttattttatcacgttataaaaaactatattgttgTAAGGTAAATTCATAACCTTATAGAAATACACAAATtccgtataaaatgtatagcaaTTATTTAAATGGCGTCATAACTACAAGCTGCCTAGTTTACAAAAGTCAACCTCGAATAACATTGTTAGATTTTCATaattacaatttagtatttgtatcacttaatatcaattttataaatataatatgtattttattatgatacgcAATACGCATATAATCTCGGGtggatatacaataataataataataacaatattacatctCACAAGATTCTActctaaaaatagtttttattaaaatcataattgattgttgaatttgaaaatgtttttcttaataAAGAACGTATAGGCAGTAATTAAACGTTTGTAAAAATCGTTAAATTATGAATGGTTATTAAAATTTCTTACCAAAATTAACGTAACCTAAAACAGGTTTACTTAAATCAGTATTCAATtaggttattttttaaagaagttgttcatcaaataatatggttttgtttaaacttttaaaacaataaatgtaatttttcacCTATTGTTGagtcattataaaaatttaaaaacagaacAGTGGTAATTAAATGCTAATTGctttaactaaaaaaagtttTCATCCATATTTTAGAAGAGTCGTAGATAATTCAAATCCACATAtcttataaactaaaaagttaaattagaCCAAAGtagaaaaaagttaaaatttccgTATGCAAATTTGgttactacctatatagattataggacattacttttataaatgaaatattttatttgataaattaatatattgtgttaggTTAAATCTGATTATCGATCATTTTTGTGGatatcataaaaattgtatattaatgtaAAGTTCGCGTCTTTAAATcacataaatttcaaaaaaataatttccagtatagtattttcatatacgatagttttgttttaaaacagaCGTTCCGAACACGTTTCTGTGCTAatactctataatatttatctgtcGAATGGTCGTGTTTTTGGTATGTTTCGTTGAACGTAAAAGTTCACGTACCGATATCTTCTGAGAGATTGCGAGCTGCAATCATCGTTTGGTTCTCGGCCGATATATTTATATCTGTCCCAACCTACCTTatccataaaatatacaacacgtgtgtgtttgtataatttatttatcagttaCCTATCACTCCACTTATATAAGTAGTTAGTACCTATTTacacataaaacaaattatgtaaattggctgtatatgtgttttaatttttttaaatatgatgtttataatatacatttgatccaaaaagtttatatttcatttatatttaagttgagcaataaattatttttaaaaggtttatttattattttatgaaatttccaccataaaactaattaagttttactgtattttcaagttttttctttttaaataatgtaaaaagcTTATAAAGAAGGACGGAATATATAATATCgccgtatattattttttctacgcatttaataatgtatacgaCAACGGACAAcgtttaccaaaaaataaatgtctacaaTATTCTTACATGTCTCATAGTTGGAAAACcgtaatgattttaaaacgcAGCTAAGTAGGgtatatgaaatatatgaattcactgatattatatttaataactagaTAGCCAACTCCATATACAACAACATTATTGAATAATGATGCCCAACGCCATTTGCCACTTgggcaatgtttacaaattcttatcattttttaatcGTTTTGATTGGCAACGGGTTtgtttggtatgaaatgttgttgtttattatcatattaccttTCTAACGATTAGTGAACATTGCCCAAGTGGTAGGTACATGGCTACCTGCAgtcacgattaaagatatacctTTAATCGTGCTACCAGCGTCATTGATAAGAATAAGTCGGCtatctagttattatatatatctgtgatTGTATTCAGTTGaaattatgtttgattttaaaacGCTTTATTTAGATGTTTTTATATCAGTTTTGTATGTAAATCAGGTGGTAGGTATTCAGGAAATTTAgaagttttaaaaaacaattgaatttccacattattaagtaattataatatatcaagagATGATACGATTTAAAATAGTCAAAAGTACTAAGCTAATTATACGGTTTTAGAATACATAACAAATCTATTCTAAAGAATGCTTTCATTTATCGGTATTTGAATATGTACctacgtgtatatataatatatagcgttTCGTGATCAAAAGTAATTGATAATATCCATCGAttcgattttaatataaatactatgtaCTATAATACACATAGAGCAAATATATAGCCCTTTTGACTATAGACTGTATAGTTACTTCATGTTTGTGTTAcgagttttaattaaattgcatATTAATAGTAAACAGaacttttttttccataattcgcctcttttgtttataaatcataattaattctataatGTAGATGTGCTTTAAAATCAGATTATATCaagtaatcaaattaatttttttcgataaaagtTTAgacgtattaaaaaaattggctagatcgtttataaatatcataataaatttgtatagtcATATATGAACTAGAAACATTATACACCACCATgtttaacctatatatttaataatttgtttaaaagagTTACATTGTGGGATAAATAGTATGCAAGTagatataatagtacctataacatattCATTACGTACACCTATATACGTACGTTCATTCAAGTGAGTTGTATATTGTATTGCGGTATAGGGAAACTCAATCTCGTCTTAGAAACGTTGAATATGGACTTTTCCGGTAATATAAGAGTTTATagaaagtttataaatataataatacatgtgcGACATACGTGAGCAGAAACCATCAAAAATATGTCATAGGTCagagatttataaaaatatatagtataataaaagaGCGGAAAAACATCGTTTAAAACTGTAAACGCATAAACTTAGTTTGCTTAGTGGGATTCCGTCAGCCTACTATTATTCAAAACTTTGTACCCAAATAGTCATTGTGCGCTATATGCggattaaatttaacacaagtcaaataacaatgttatttcttttaaaacgAATGTGTATCTGAGTTATGCAAAcgtgtaataaaatacaaagtcACCGAGTCGACCCTGCAGCTGATAGCAAAATATCTTAACGTTAAGACTACTGGCAGGTTTTTCGGAATCTCTGTGATTTCGCAGCTTTTACAATAACCTATTTTCGTTACATAcgagtatataattttattacacattataatattgtctaacaGACTAACAGAGCatctctataaaataaatacctgtcAATTTTGTTCCACGTTTCATGCATTTATCAGTGGGGTCGccagaaatttaattttggggaacattttattttttttctctagctTTTGTAGAACTAGAATAGTTAACAACTGTTCCTTAATGAcacaatttttcataaaacaaattttggagGGGAACTGGGGGGACGTCCCTCCCTGTCCCTCCCTGGCActggaatatataaatactctGTGTCTACAACaatcattataggtataataaactataataagatTATTCTCGCGTAATGCTAACACTGATTTTTAgacacaaacaatattttagcaaaaatataatattatggtgtttcaaaaattagttctgtacttataggtacatcatattataataaaaagcaactcaaaaattaattctgtaagtatacaaaatatccATTGATATGTTTCAGGTGGATTTTTTCGAACCATGGCAgtcaacaacaatataatggtCCGACTGTTGGTTATAGAGATCACGTTTTTGATATTAGCCGTCGTCAACTCTTACCCGGCGTTTGAAGATAGcgaatttaaacataaaaacagaGACAAAGGAAGAACTATAAGAGGTTTCAAAAATATGGACTTATCTACAGCTAGAGGGTTCGGTAAACGAACCGACCATTACATGAATTTAATGCCATTGGATTTATTTGTGGACAACAAAGAAGATAGCTTCAATCAAAAGTAAGTTTTCCTCGAGTGCGTTTAGTTTATGTGGTAATGAAAATATTGGtagattaaaaacattataacagaGTCGTCGTCCGAATTGCACGTGACAAAAATAGAGGATTTTATCACAGGACACTTCCTATAAGGACTGTCCATTTTTTTAGGGACATAACATTTGAACGATAATTCTTAGTCTTTATACCTTCTggaaaattttgaataaacacaattaaaatgtatttaatacttGAAGTATTCAAATTTTACCTCTTTTTTTAGAACAAacaagaatatatatatacgatctgtaataaaatgtatacaataggtaatatgGGAGGGGGGTACAAGTATACAGGACTGGACGGTCTTATACAAGGGGGGAGGAGGGTCCAATGACCCTACTTCATAATTCCAGGCGGTAATTTTACTTCTATAAATAGGTATCCTAGTtcaaattctattatttttcaatgcgttacttattttataagaaattattaatattatattttaatttaatttccttttAAACAcgtttaggtatacatttatatagtaccttataGTTGTGGTATTAATTTGTTTCGAAACGTAAATATAATCGTACGAAACGCGAACCAATACATGTActgatttcaaaataaatctaACCCTACGGTTCATATCCTGAAGGTATTTTATGTTCTTTAATGACCCATTAGTTAAGATTGAGCGTTTCGAACACATTAATTTCTTCTCAATTAGACGTTTTAAGCGAAAATACTGGCTATATAAACGATACCAAAATATCTCAGTTTTTAAAGTTGAACCCAAGCTTATTTAAAGGAGTTCAAGGCTCTTTAAATTAGCAgcatgataattaatatataatatataggtacttgtacagttgtatatatatataatatatatctttcaATTGTACCATTGTATTGGAtagaatatttgaataaatataattacctaactGTTTACATTATTGAacgataaataattaactttctataatttattattttattaatatgatcaaattaaaattatttgagtaaTAGGGTTCATTAAAACCAAATACATtttggaattaaaataaataatatttagtaataatttaaccGTATAACCCgacaataataaatcaaattgatCGACcattcaaatatacaatattatagttaagtaCTGCttactatctagtatctaccctgctgtaatataactatataaaataacattaattaattttgataacttgaaataattgtttattctcTCCTTCTTCTTTTAGACATGCATTATCGTTCAATACAATTtccaaatagtaaatatatgtattataatattatacttttaccaTTTTTGTTTACTTTTTGTTTCAACTTTTGAAATGACTTTATTTTTACTtcctataaattttaaaaaataattaaatcctGCAGATTTTAAAATTCTGAAACATAATTAAAggttaattcaaaaaaaaaatttttagaatattaaccCGTGATTATTTtatgggtatttttttttatatggtacatttatctttttaaatattacgatACCTTAtaaagtattgtatttattactatataagtttttttatttttgtacttattaaaatgtttttcttggATACATTTTGATTCACTAACACCGGATAGTGaataaatgtgtaattgttTGTGATCACTTGAAGTTTAATGGCTTGATAAcgttaatgttttatatactgGCATATTTGCTGATgtcaaatatttatagtaaaaaagtaaacaattacAGTGATAAATACCCAAATGTAAAAACTCCAAACTTTATTGAAACAGTATGTagcaatgtttaatataaagaCAGTATGTTATAGATGTGTtcgaaatgaaatatattttataaattaagaagTAGGCAGGTACTTACTTACAATTACAGtcaaaaaatgatttagaaaaatgttttttatgtataatgtacctattaaagaCTAaagtattatcataaattattttaaaaataaacagcaTGTGATATCATATTAGTCTAGCtatttttgaaacatattatacctaagtgGCTAAGTGACAgagcctattatttttttcacttttcatATTACACACTGTTTAGTGGTTACAGCAGTAGTAGCCCAAACATGAGTAGGAGGCTTCGCCtagttcatttaaatatatttcacatattgttatttgttattaattaaatcgataatattataaaatatactgttacatattagttattattctcGATACACTTAAATACTTTCGTACTATACTACAACTGGACTCACACGTTTCGATTACACACAAAAATATGCCCTGCTGAGTGACcctaaacaatatattgttagtgataaaaaatacatcataataattattgttgtggtGTCTATTTTTTATCCTGACTTGTTAACTGcagtgacatattattatatagtatctacGTATATACCTAGTATCTACGCTTAGAAAACATTTCCGCTATAAACATTCCAATATAcgcagttatttttttctttatataatgCAAGGAAATAACTAGAAAATCCCACTGCTGCttgtcaatattttaacgaATGGAAAATAAAGAATAACATGTTCTACTggcgtatttattttttggtccGTGTGGATATCGGATCTCGGGCTGTTTGTTAAGGTCTAAATGAAAGTTTGCCGAGGAAAATAGAAGTGAGGAGCGAGAGTATATACAGAATGTATAGTATTCCTGATATGTCCggtctgaaatattatttaatataaaagggGAAAAAAACGGCGTAACCCACTGCAACGGCGTATCTATTG contains:
- the LOC132952484 gene encoding allatotropins-like, translated to MAVNNNIMVRLLVIEITFLILAVVNSYPAFEDSEFKHKNRDKGRTIRGFKNMDLSTARGFGKRTDHYMNLMPLDLFVDNKEDSFNQNIPMEVSLEKILKSKYKHFIEKLIDVNHDGYISGEELLQSIDGES